The nucleotide sequence TCAGCCACCGACCTTAATTGTATGGGGCAAGAACGATTACATCTTCCCTGGCGACGGTGCTTATCCCTATCAGCGTGACCTAGAAGACGTTGAATTTCATTTACTCGATACCGGACATTTTGTTTTGGAAGAGGAAGGAGAGGCGATCGCTAATCACATTCGTCGATTTCTCACATCGCGACTGCAACCTATTCCTGCCTGACAAGTAGAAGGATGAGCTATCCCGAACATCCAATAGCTCATCCTCACCCTAACCACAGCCATGCTTAAACGGTGTTGTGAATTAGCAAACATCACAAACAATTACAGGACTTAACATGAACAAACTAGAAGGAAAAGTTGCGCTTATCACCGGTGGCAATAGCGGACTCGGTCTTGCCACTGCTAAACGCTTTGTCGCTGAAGGTGCCTACGTCTTCATCACAGGTCGTCGCCAACCTGAACTGGATGCCGCTGTAGAAGCGATCGGTAAAAACGTCACGGGTGTTCAGAGCGATGCCTCCAAAATGGAAGACCTCGATCGCCTGTTTGCCACAATCAAGCAAGAGCAAGGACATCTTGATGTGATCTTTGCCAATGCGGGCGGCGGAGAAATCGCCTCACTCGGAGCAATCACTGAGGAACACTTTGACAAAACATTCAACACGAACGTTAAAGGTCTGCTGTTCACCGTGCAGAAGGCATTGCCTCTGCTGCCAGAGGGCGCTTCTATCATTCTGAACGCCTCGATTACTTCAATCAAAGGCACACCAGCCTTCAGTGTTTATAGTGCAACTAAAGCCGCCGTGCGATCGTTTGCCCGAAACTGGATACTCGACCTCAAGGATCGCAAGATCCGGGTTAACGCTATTAGTCCTGGTGTGGTGCCCACCCCTGGCTATAACTTGATGGGATTGAATGAGGAACAGGTACAGGAATTTGTGGATAGCCAAGCTGCCAATATTCCATTAGGGCGAGTCGGCACACCTGATGAGATTGCCAAAGCTGTTGTTTTTCTCGCTTCAGACGACAGCAGCTTTGTGAACGGCATCGAGTTATTTGTTGATGGCGGCATGGCGCAGATTTAAAGCAGCTCTAGAAGCAGTTGGAAACGCTCCATCCGGGCTGTTGCTAAATAGGGTGATCCATCGTCGCAAGCAAGGCAAGCCATCAAGTCAACGTTCAACTAATTCACCCCAGGAGCCGCATGAGCACAATTACAACCAAAGATGGTACGCAAATCTATTACAAAGATTGGGGTACAGGACACCCCGTTGTCTTTAGTCATGGTTGGCCACTCAGCGCCGATGCCTGGGAATCGCAGATGTTCTTTCTTGCCTCACACGGTTACCGCTGCATTGCGCACGATCGCCGCGGTCATGGACGCTCAAGCCAACCCTGGAACGGCAACGACATGGATACCTACGCCGACGACCTGGCAGAACTTTTTGAGGCACTAGATCTAAAAGAGGCAGTGCTGATCGGTCACTCCACAGGTGGCGGTGAAGTGGCGCGCTTCATCGGACGGCATGGAACAGCCCGTGTCGCTAAAGCAGTGCTGATGGGCGCAGTGCCGCCGATCATGCTCAAAACGGAGGCAAATCCGGGTGGGCTACCGATTGAAGTCTTTGACGGCTTTCGGGAGGCGTTTTTGGCAGACCGATCGCAGTTCTTTCTGGATGTGGCGAGTGGTCCGTTCTTCGGATTCAATCGACCGGGTGCCAAAGTCTCTCAAGGGCTGATCAACGCCTGGTGGATGCAGGGCATGATGTCGGGTCACAAGAATGGATATGACTGCATCAAAGCGTTTTCAGAAACAGATTTCACCGAAGATTTGAAGAAGTTTGACGTGCCGACGCTAATCCTTCATGGCGATGATGATCAGATTGTGCCGATCGGTGCTTCTGCCCCCCTGTCTGCAAAGCTCGTCAAAGATTCAACTTTGAAAATTTACCCTGGTGGCTCGCATAGCCTAGGCGACACAAGCAGAGACCAGCTCAACGCCGATCTGCTGGCATTTCTCAAGTCCTAATGCTGAGGCGTTGAGGCAAAACATCGCTGCTAATGATCCGAATGGGTCATTCTCGTATAGTCGCACCTGTTACGGCTGACTGCTTGAAACCCAACCACCATAGGATTCACAACCATGAAGAAACTAGACGGAAAAATTGCAGTTGTGACAGGTGCATCCAAAGGAATCGGTGCCGCGATCGCCAAACACCTGGCAGCCGAGGGTGCAGCCGTAGTCGTCAACTATGCCTCTAGCAAAGAAGGAGCCGATCGCGTGGTTGATGAAATTAACAGCGCAGGCGGGAAGGCAATCGCCGTCCAGGCAGATGTTTCCAAAAAAGCAGAGGTCGAACAGCTTTTTGCCAAGACGCAACAGGTATTTGGCAGGCTCGACATCTTGGTCAACAATGCCGGAATGTATGAAAATGTCCCACTCGAAGACATCACGGAAGAGCACTTCCACAAGCATTTTGATCTCAATGTGCTGGGATTAATCCTTACTTCCCAACAAGGTGTAAGGTACTTCGGTTCGGAGGGCGGCAGCATTATCAATATTAGTTCGCTCGTTAGCACCCTCGCGCCTGCTACCAGCTCGGTCTATAGTGCAACCAAAGCGGCTGTCAATGCCGTAACGAAGTCGTTAGCCAAAGAGCTAGGTCCACGCAACATCCGTGTCAACTCCATCAATCCTGGTGTGGTGGAAACAGAAGGCACGCACACAGCGGGAATCTCTCTTGGTAATTTCCGCGAACAGGTCGAAGCGCAAACTCCGCTGGGTCGCATTGGACAACCGCAGGACATCGCTCCTGCGGCTGTCTTCTTTGCGTCCTCCGATTCAGCCTGGATCACTGGCGAAACGCTGTACATCACGGGTGGTCTTCGTTGACTTGGGTCAGACCGCTTTTGAGGCAATTCGGTCGGCGCGAAAAGGATCATCACAAAGGGAAACGCATGAGCAAATACATCACCGTGGATACCCAGGACGGAAGTTTCCATTCCTACGTGGCGCGTCCGGATGTCCTGCCAGCAGCAGCGATCGTTGTCATTCAGGAAATCTTTGGTGTCAACGCTGACATCCGAGACACCTGTGATGAACTCGCTTTGCAGGGATATATCGCAGTGAGTCCAGACTTGTTCTGGCGGATGGAGCCAGGTGTTGATATGTCGGACCAATCCGAGACTGAATGGAAAAAGGGCTTTGCCCTTTACACAGCCTTTGACTATGATGTCGGCGTTGCAGACATCGCTTCAACGATGGAGATGGCGCGATCGCTGCCTGGCACCAACGGAAAAGTTGGATTAATGGGCTACTGTCTCGGCGGACTGATGAGCTTTATCACTACGGCGCGCAGGGGTGCTGATGCCTCTGTCGTTTACTACGGTGGCAGCATGGAAAAGCACCTAGACGAAGCAAACAATATTAAGAATCCGCTGTTAGTTCATCTGGGTGAGGAAGATGAGTACATCTCCAAAGAAGCGCAAAAAGATATCATCGAAGCGCTAAAGGACAATGCAACTGCTCAGGTGTTCACCTACCCAGGTTGCAAACACGCTTTCGCCCGTCACCGTGGCATCAGCTACAACAAGGATGCAGCCGCCCTGTCCAATAGCCGAACCGCCGACTTCTTCAAGTTGCACCTCAAGTAGGGAAACCTTCCCCTACCTCGATCAAGAGAGTTAAACCAGTATCACTCCTGACGAACCAACAGAACGACTGTTGGGCGAAGAGCATTGTATCCACTTGAATCAGTGTGAAAACTGTCTTTTCACCATCCAACGAGATAAACAGACAACCAAGGAGATCACAACATGAACAAGCTCCCTCTCAGGAAAGGTATCCGCCTGCTTCTGATCATCGCACTCTTTTTAGGAACCACTATTATCACTTCTTTAGGAGCCACCATGAATCCTGCAAGCGCACAAGATAGCAAGCCCACAATCGTCCTCGTCCATGGTGCATTTGCTGAGTCTTCCAGTTGGAACGGTGTACTGTCCGAACTGATTCCGAAAGGTTATCCGACGGTTGCCGTAGCTAATCCCCTACGCGGAGTCAAGAGCGACGCGGACTACGTTACCAGCGTCCTCAAGGGCATTGAAGGTCCTATCGTGCTGGTTGGGCACTCCTATGGAGGTGCGGTGATCACCAATGCGGTCAATGACAATGAAAACGTGAAGGCACTCGTCTACGTTGCCGGTTTCGCTCCTGATGCGGGCGAGACTGCCGCTGAACTCTCAGGGCGTTATCCTGGAGGCACACTCGGACCAACGCTCGCGCCTCCAGTCGAGCTGCCCGATGGTGGCAAGGATCTCTATATTCAACAGGACAAGTTCCACGCCCAGTTTGCCGCAGATGTACCCGCCAGCGACGCACAGTTGATGGCTAGCACTCAGCGTCCAATCACAGAAGCTGCATTGAACGAAGCCTCCGGTGCGCCTGCATGGCAGTCCATCCCGTCCTGGTTTATCTATGGCGATCGCGACTTGAACATTCCAGCAGCAGCGCAGGCTTTCATGGCAGAGCGCGCCAGTTCAAAGGAGACGATCGTCGTAAATGGCGCGTCACATGTAGTGATGGTTTCCCATCCGGACGCCGTTGCTGAGATCATTGAGCACGCCGCGGCTGACAACTAAAGAGGCATAAACAGATTTCGGACATATGGAACTCGTCTTTTCGCAACTGTTTTGAATTCCATTGGAGAGCGGCTACCTTCTTTGCGTTCTCTCAACCTGGATCACTGGGAAATGCCGCTCAGGTAGCTTTTAGCAACCAGAAGCGTAAACATTAACAGACAAAAAAATGAACATTAACAAAAATGACACCGCAGTGGTCGTTATCGATCCACAAAATGATGTCTTGAACGAAACAGGAGTCTCCTGGGACTTAGTGAGTGAAAACGTTAGAGAAAACAAAACCATCGAGAACATTGAGCAAGTCTTCAAGGCTGCAAAACAAACTGGATTTGAGGTGTTTATCTCTCCTCACTATTACTATCCCACTGATTATGGGTGGAATTTTGCCGGAACGGTAGAGCGGATGATGTTGGAGTCTAAAGAGTTCGATCGCAGTGGTGCATTGAGTCTTGATGGTTTCTTAGGGTCTGGTGCTGACTGGCTCGATCGCTACAAGCCCTTCATTGAGGATGGTAAGACGATCGTGGTCAGTCCCCATAAAGCCTATGGACCACAGAGCAACGACCTTGTTTTGCAACTGCGTAAGCGCAATATCAGCAAAGTTATTCTCCTCGGAATGCTAGCTAACATCTGTGTTGAAGCTCACCTGCGTGACTTGATCGAACAAGGATTCGAGGTGCTAGTCGTCAAAGACGCAACGGCTGCCCCTCAGCATCCTGAACTGGGCGACGGCTACAAGGCGGCACTGATTAACTTTGGGTATATCGCTAACGCAGTTCTGTCTACAGATGAAATTGTAAAAGCCATGCAGTGAGAAAAGCATTTAAAGCAAATATGGCAAAAACCATTCTGATTACGGGAAC is from Trichocoleus sp. FACHB-46 and encodes:
- a CDS encoding SDR family oxidoreductase codes for the protein MNKLEGKVALITGGNSGLGLATAKRFVAEGAYVFITGRRQPELDAAVEAIGKNVTGVQSDASKMEDLDRLFATIKQEQGHLDVIFANAGGGEIASLGAITEEHFDKTFNTNVKGLLFTVQKALPLLPEGASIILNASITSIKGTPAFSVYSATKAAVRSFARNWILDLKDRKIRVNAISPGVVPTPGYNLMGLNEEQVQEFVDSQAANIPLGRVGTPDEIAKAVVFLASDDSSFVNGIELFVDGGMAQI
- a CDS encoding alpha/beta fold hydrolase; translation: MSTITTKDGTQIYYKDWGTGHPVVFSHGWPLSADAWESQMFFLASHGYRCIAHDRRGHGRSSQPWNGNDMDTYADDLAELFEALDLKEAVLIGHSTGGGEVARFIGRHGTARVAKAVLMGAVPPIMLKTEANPGGLPIEVFDGFREAFLADRSQFFLDVASGPFFGFNRPGAKVSQGLINAWWMQGMMSGHKNGYDCIKAFSETDFTEDLKKFDVPTLILHGDDDQIVPIGASAPLSAKLVKDSTLKIYPGGSHSLGDTSRDQLNADLLAFLKS
- a CDS encoding SDR family NAD(P)-dependent oxidoreductase, coding for MKKLDGKIAVVTGASKGIGAAIAKHLAAEGAAVVVNYASSKEGADRVVDEINSAGGKAIAVQADVSKKAEVEQLFAKTQQVFGRLDILVNNAGMYENVPLEDITEEHFHKHFDLNVLGLILTSQQGVRYFGSEGGSIINISSLVSTLAPATSSVYSATKAAVNAVTKSLAKELGPRNIRVNSINPGVVETEGTHTAGISLGNFREQVEAQTPLGRIGQPQDIAPAAVFFASSDSAWITGETLYITGGLR
- a CDS encoding dienelactone hydrolase family protein — its product is MSKYITVDTQDGSFHSYVARPDVLPAAAIVVIQEIFGVNADIRDTCDELALQGYIAVSPDLFWRMEPGVDMSDQSETEWKKGFALYTAFDYDVGVADIASTMEMARSLPGTNGKVGLMGYCLGGLMSFITTARRGADASVVYYGGSMEKHLDEANNIKNPLLVHLGEEDEYISKEAQKDIIEALKDNATAQVFTYPGCKHAFARHRGISYNKDAAALSNSRTADFFKLHLK
- a CDS encoding alpha/beta fold hydrolase, producing MNKLPLRKGIRLLLIIALFLGTTIITSLGATMNPASAQDSKPTIVLVHGAFAESSSWNGVLSELIPKGYPTVAVANPLRGVKSDADYVTSVLKGIEGPIVLVGHSYGGAVITNAVNDNENVKALVYVAGFAPDAGETAAELSGRYPGGTLGPTLAPPVELPDGGKDLYIQQDKFHAQFAADVPASDAQLMASTQRPITEAALNEASGAPAWQSIPSWFIYGDRDLNIPAAAQAFMAERASSKETIVVNGASHVVMVSHPDAVAEIIEHAAADN
- a CDS encoding cysteine hydrolase, translated to MNINKNDTAVVVIDPQNDVLNETGVSWDLVSENVRENKTIENIEQVFKAAKQTGFEVFISPHYYYPTDYGWNFAGTVERMMLESKEFDRSGALSLDGFLGSGADWLDRYKPFIEDGKTIVVSPHKAYGPQSNDLVLQLRKRNISKVILLGMLANICVEAHLRDLIEQGFEVLVVKDATAAPQHPELGDGYKAALINFGYIANAVLSTDEIVKAMQ